The Thermanaerothrix sp. genome has a window encoding:
- a CDS encoding GNAT family N-acetyltransferase, whose amino-acid sequence MIERDKSPDGFYIREAAAGDGPELTRIAYAAKAHWGYDPKTIDQWAGPLTVTEDYIRENPVFVMCAPSGEMVGFSSLLWDQDRWELDHMWVDPPYMGMGLGRRLFEHAVGEARRRGASWVWILSDPFAEGFYLHMGAKRIGDWHTTVDGQDRIIPVMACYMDSWDEDQRG is encoded by the coding sequence TAAGGGAAGCTGCGGCGGGGGACGGTCCGGAGCTCACCCGCATAGCCTATGCCGCCAAGGCCCATTGGGGGTACGACCCCAAGACCATAGACCAGTGGGCGGGGCCCCTTACGGTGACGGAGGATTACATAAGGGAGAACCCGGTTTTCGTCATGTGCGCCCCCTCGGGGGAGATGGTGGGTTTTTCGTCCCTCCTGTGGGATCAGGATAGATGGGAGCTGGACCACATGTGGGTTGACCCGCCCTACATGGGCATGGGGTTGGGGCGGAGGCTCTTTGAACACGCGGTGGGGGAGGCCCGCCGCAGGGGGGCCTCGTGGGTTTGGATACTGTCCGACCCCTTCGCGGAGGGCTTTTACCTTCACATGGGGGCGAAGCGGATAGGGGACTGGCACACGACGGTTGACGGCCAAGACCGGATAATACCGGTGATGGCATGCTACATGGATTCTTGGGATGAGGATCAGAGGGGTTGA